The window CTGGCAGGCGGGGCTGGCCTTCACCCGCGCATCCCTGCGCAGTGTGGGCCGGCTCCTGCCGACCGCGCTGGCCCTGATCGTCTTCATCGGGGTCGCGACGGCAGGGCTGGGGGTTCTGCTTGCGCGCGTCGCCGGCCTGACACCGTTGGAGGGGTATCTCGCGACCAGCCCCGGCGGTGTCTATGCGGTCCTGGCCACCGCGGTCGAGACGGGCTCCAACGTCACGTTCGTCATCGCGGCCCAGGTGGTGCGGATCCTGTTGATGCTGTTCACCGCGCCGCTGCTGGCCCGCGCAGTGGTCTGGGCCAGCCGGAAGCTGAGCCCCGATCAGAGTCCGGCGATGACCGCCGACAGCAGGGAACCCATCCGCGTCGCCGACTGACGACCCGCCGCGAGGACCTCCTCGTGGCTGAGGGGCTGACCGGTCATCCCCGCGGCCAGATTGGTCACCAACGACACCCCCAGTACGGCCGCGCCGCACGCGCGCGCCGCGATCGTCTCGTGCACGGTCGACATCCCGACCAGATCCGCGCCCAGCGTGCGCAACATGCGGATCTCGGCGGGTGTCTCGTAGTGCGGACCGGGCAGCCCCGCATACACGCCCTCGGTCAGCGACGGATCGATGTCGCGCGCCAGGGCGCGCAGAGCAGGGGAGTACGCGTCGACCATGTCGACGAACTGCGCACCCACCAGCGGAGAACGCGCCGTCAGGTTCAGATGGTCGCTGATCAGCACCGGCTGCCCGACCGTCATGTCCTCGCGCACCCCACCGGCGGCGTTGGTCAGGACGACGGTCCGCGCCCCGGCCGCGCACGCGGTCCGCACCGGATGCACGACGTGGCGCAGGTCGTGGCCTTCATAGGCGTGGATGCGCCCGAGCAGGACCAGCACCCGGTGCGGACCGGCGCGCAGAGACAGCACCTGCCCGCCGTGGCCCTGCGCGCTGGGCGGGGTGAAACCCGGAAGGTCGGCCATCGGGATCGCGGCGTCGGGTTCGCCGAGCGACGTCGCCGCGGGCGCCCAGCCGGATCCGAGGACGACGGCGACGTCATGCGTATCGACCCCGGTGCGCCGCCTGAGCTCGTCGGCCGCCTGCTTCGCGAGCACCCCCGGATCGTCCACAGGCGCAGCCTAGTGCGGGTTTGCGCAGTGGGATACTGACCGTCATGTCCAGTG is drawn from Mycolicibacterium gilvum and contains these coding sequences:
- a CDS encoding purine-nucleoside phosphorylase, giving the protein MDDPGVLAKQAADELRRRTGVDTHDVAVVLGSGWAPAATSLGEPDAAIPMADLPGFTPPSAQGHGGQVLSLRAGPHRVLVLLGRIHAYEGHDLRHVVHPVRTACAAGARTVVLTNAAGGVREDMTVGQPVLISDHLNLTARSPLVGAQFVDMVDAYSPALRALARDIDPSLTEGVYAGLPGPHYETPAEIRMLRTLGADLVGMSTVHETIAARACGAAVLGVSLVTNLAAGMTGQPLSHEEVLAAGRQSATRMGSLLSAVIAGL